One window of Triticum dicoccoides isolate Atlit2015 ecotype Zavitan chromosome 5A, WEW_v2.0, whole genome shotgun sequence genomic DNA carries:
- the LOC119297246 gene encoding indole-3-glycerol phosphate synthase, chloroplastic-like: MESLLAAAPFHVAAFSSVSSPSAHSPSVLRSIRGGGHAVRCASAKEAILYALEHDEMFNSEEVIQWESGKTINSIAAAQGIRIRRRCRPRYPSEGSGDDKAVPRNILEQIVWDKEVEVSQRKAKKPLKSVVESSEHAPPARDFIGALTAAHRRNGVPALIAEVKKASPSRGVLRENFNPVEIAQAYEKNGAACLSILTDEKHFQGSFENLETVRNSGVQCPLLCKEFVIDIWQIYYARSKGADAILLIAAVLPDLDMKYMLRICKNLGMTALIEVHDEKELDRVLRIDGVELIGINNRSLETFVVDTSNTRMLMEKRGDIIKEKGILVVGESGLFTPDDVAYVHSAGVSAVLVGESLIKEEDPGRAIAGLFGKELLS, translated from the exons ATGGAGTCTCTGCTGGCGGCCGCGCCCTTCCATGTCGCAGCCTTCTCGTCCGTGTCCTCTCCGTCCGCCCACTCGCCGTCTGTCCTCCGCAGCATCCGTGGGGGCGGCCACGCCGTCCGATGCGCCTCGGCCAAG GAGGCCATCCTGTACGCGCTGGAGCACGATGAGATGTTCAACTCGGAAGAGGTGATCCAGTGGGAGAGCGGCAAGACGATCAACTCCATCGCCGCCGCGCAGGGCATCCGCATCCGCCGCCGGTGCCGCCCCCGGTACCCCTCGGAGGGCTCCGGCGACGACAAGGCCGTGCCCCGCAACATCCTCGAGCAGATCGTCTGGGACAAGGAGGTGGAGGTGTCGCAG AGGAAGGCCAAGAAGCCCCTGAAGAGTGTCGTGGAGTCCAGCGAGCACGCGCCGCCGGCCAGGGATTTCATCGGCGCTCTCACGGCCGCCCACCGTCGCAACGGCGTGCCTGCCCTGATCGCCGAGGTTAAGAAGGCGTCGCCCAGCAGGGGCGTGCTAAGGGAGAACTTCAATCCG GTTGAGATCGCGCAGGCATACGAGAAAAACGGCGCGGCTTGCCTTAGCATCCTCACGGATGAGAAGCACTTTCAG GGGAGCTTTGAGAACCTTGAAACGGTCCGCAATTCGGGTGTGCAG TGCCCTCTTCTGTGCAAGGAGTTTGTCATCGATATCTGGCAAATCTACTACGCACGATCAAAGGGTGCCGATGCGATTCTCTTGATTGCTGCTGTGCTACCGGATCTTGACATGAAATACATGCTTCGCATTTGCAAAAATCTTGGAATGACTGCTCTTATTGAg GTTCACGATGAGAAAGAACTCGACCGTGTGCTGAGAATAGATGGTGTTGAGCTTATTGGAATCAATAACCGCAGTCTAG AGACATTCGTAGTTGATACTTCAAACACAAGGATGTTGATGGAGAAGCGTGGTGATATCATAAAGGAGAAGGGAATATTG GTTGTTGGTGAATCTGGCCTGTTCACTCCCGACGATGTTGCATATGTGCATAGTGCTGGCGTTTCTGCT GTTTTGGTAGGAGAGTCCCTGATCAAGGAAGAAGATCCTGGGCGAGCCATTGCTGGGCTTTTCGGGAAGGAGCTCTTGAGTTGA
- the LOC119301153 gene encoding long chain acyl-CoA synthetase 8-like: MIMATITGENPNMSILQRLTTSDLPLVKEYGLPGVIGALLLATVIPIFLSSMFSKKVKKRAVQVDVGGEAGLAMRNSRFSSLIQVPWEGATTMAALFEMASKKYTQHRCLGTRKLISSEFIEAADGRKFEKLHLGEYQWNSYAEAFKRACNFASGLIKMGHQLDSRAAIFSDTRAEWIIAAQGCFRQNLTVVTIYASLGEDALVHSLNETQVSTLICDSKQLKKLPAVSSKLQSLKHVIYIEDEPVEADTLNQLKHLTTLSFNAVEELGKTSHADARLPSSTDTAVIMYTSGSTGLPKGVMITHGNMVATIAAVRTIIPNLGTSDVYLAYLPLAHVFELAAESVMLASGVAIGYGSALTMTDASNKIKKGTKGDVSVLKPTLMISVPAILDRIRDAVFKKVAEKGGITKKLFDVAYKRNLGAIEGSWTGSWAPERFIWNSIIFKPIRAMLGGHIRFILCGGAPLSSETQRFINICLGVPVGQGYGLTETCAGAAFSEWDDTSVGRVGPPLPCCYVKLISWEEGGYRISDSPRPRGEVVIGGHSITKGYFNNEAKTNEVYKVDERGIRWFYTGDIGQFHPDGCVEIIDRKKDIVKLQHGEYVSLGKVESALQTSNYVDNIMVYADPFHSYCVALVVPPHQALEKWAQNSGISYKDIEELCHNDQAIKEVQQSLSKAAKAARLEKFEIPARIILLPEPWTPESGLVTAALKLKREQLKAKFKDDLNKLYQ; the protein is encoded by the exons ATGATCATGGCAACAATTACCGGCGAGAACCCAAACATGTCCATTTTACAAAGATTGACCACAAGCGATTTGCCACTGGTGAAAGAATATGGTCTGCCTGGAGTTATTGGTGCACTTTTACTGGCTACAGTTATCCCTATCTTTCTTTCTTCCATGTTTAGCAAAAAGGTGAAAAAGAGAGCAGTGCAAGTTGATGTTGGTGGTGAAGCAGGCCTTGCCATGCGAAACAGTAGATTTTCCTCTTTAATTCAAGTTCCATGGGAGGGTGCCACCACAATGGCAGCTCTGTTTGAGATGGCTAGCAAAAAGTACACTCAGCACCGGTGTCTTGGCACAAGAAAACTGATTAGTAGTGAATTCATAGAAGCTGCTGATGGAAGGAAGTTTGAGAAACTGCACCTTGGTGAATATCAGTGGAATTCCTATGCAGAGGCATTTAAACGTGCATGTAACTTTGCTTCTGGTCTCATCAAGATGGGGCACCAGCTAGATAGTCGTGCTGCTATCTTTTCTGATACTAGAGCCGAGTGGATCATTGCTGCTCAG GGATGCTTTCGACAAAATTTAACTGTTGTAACAATTTATGCATCTCTCGGCGAGGATGCACTGGTGCATTCACTGAACGAG ACACAGGTTTCCACTCTGATTTGTGACTCAAAACAACTTAAGAAGCTGCCTGCAGTCAGCTCAAAGTTGCAAAGTCTTAAGCATGTTATCTACATTGAGGATGAACCTGTTGAGGCTGACACACTTAATCAACTGAAACACTTGACAACATTATCTTTTAATGCGGTTGAGGAGTTGGGCAAAACATCACATGCAGATGCGAGACTACCATCAAGCACTGATACTGCAGTTATTATGTATACAAGTGGAAGTACTGGTCTCCCCAAG GGTGTGATGATCACGCATGGCAACATGGTGGCCACAATTGCAGCAGTGAGGACAATCATTCCAAACCTTGGCACAAGTGATGTTTATCTGGCATACCTTCCGCTGGCTCATGTTTTTGAACTAGCGGCAGAG TCTGTCATGTTAGCTTCTGGTGTTGCTATTGGATATGGCTCAGCCTTGACAATGACCGATGCATCAAATAAGATAAAGAAGGGGACAAAAGGAGATGTTTCTGTACTGAAACCTACTCTAATGATTTCAGTTCCTGCAATTCTGGATCGCATAAGAGATGCAGTGTTTAAGAAG GTTGCTGAGAAGGGTGGCATAACCAAAAAGCTATTTGATGTTGCATATAAACGAAATCTTGGAGCAATCGAAGGGAGTTGGACTGGATCTTGGGCGCCAGAGAGGTTTATATGGAATAGCATTATCTTCAAACCAATACGTGCGATGCTTGGAGGGCATATAAGATTTATTCTTTGTGGTGGCGCACCTCTATCAAGTGAAACACAAAGATTCATAAATATATGTCTGGG TGTCCCAGTTGGTCAAGGCTATGGATTGACCGAGACTTGCGCTGGAGCAGCTTTCTCTGAATGGGATGACACAAGTGTGGGTCGTGTTGGTCCACCCCTCCCTTGTTGCTATGTCAAG ctTATTTCATGGGAAGAAGGTGGTTATAGAATTTCTGATTCTCCAAGGCCCCGTGGAGAGGTTGTCATTGGTGGCCACAGTATAACAAAAGGTTATTTCAACAATGAAGCAAAAACAAACGAGGTGTATAAG GTGGATGAGAGGGGAATACGCTGGTTTTACACTGGAGATATTGGCCAGTTCCATCCTGATGGATGTGTTGAGATCATCGACAGGAAAAAAGACATAGTAAAACTTCAACACGGAGAATATGTATCTCTTGGCAAG gttGAATCAGCTCTACAGACAAGCAATTATGTGGACAACATCATGGTCTATGCTGATCCATTTCATAGTTACTGTGTTGCACTGGTTGTGCCACCACACCAGGCCTTGGAGAAGTGGGCTCAAAATTCAGGGATAAGCTACAAAGACATTGAGGAGCTGTGTCACAATGATCAAGCAATTAAGGAGGTCCAGCAATCTCTATCAAAG GCCGCGAAAGCAGCGAGGCTCGAGAAGTTTGAAATACCAGCTAGGATCATTTTGCTGCCTGAACCTTGGACCCCAGAGTCTGGGCTTGTGACCGCTGCGCTTAAGCTGAAGAGGGAGCAGCTGAAGGCCAAATTTAAAGATGATCTGAACAAGCTCTACCAGTAG